A single Vigna radiata var. radiata cultivar VC1973A chromosome 8, Vradiata_ver6, whole genome shotgun sequence DNA region contains:
- the LOC106772103 gene encoding casein kinase 1-like protein 10: protein MDHVIGGKFKLGRKIGSGSFGELYLGVNVQSGEEVAVKLESVKTKHPQLHYESKLYMLLQGGTGIPHLKWFGIEGDYNVMAIDLLGPSLEDLFNYCNRKLSLKTVLMLADQLINRVEYMHSRGFLHRDIKPDNFLMGLGRKANQVYIIDYGLAKKYRDLQTHKHIPYRENKNLTGTARYASVNTHLGVEQSRRDDLESLGYVLMYFLRGSLPWQGLKAGTKKQKYDKISEKKMLTPIEVLCKSYPSEFTSYFHYCRSLRFEDKPDYSYLKRLFRDLFIREGYQFDYVFDWTMLKYPQIGSSSRARPSGKPVINPGQSGERPSVVPEIRDRFSGAVEAFARRNGSGLGLHGDHSRHKSSDDAPSSSKDVQADSERPRSSSRNGSSSKKLVLSSRPSSSGEPSESRVSRLVSSSGRLSTTQRLQPGSESKTSLTRTSGTRLGRDDALRSFELLSLSTGKRK, encoded by the exons ATGGATCATGTTATTGGTGGAAAATTCAAGCTTGGTAGGAAGATTGGGAGTGGATCGTTTGGCGAGCTTTACCTAG GCGTTAATGTACAAAGTGGGGAGGAAGTCGCTGTTAAGCTA GAATCTGTGAAGACCAAGCATCCCCAGCTTCACTATGAGTCTAAATTGTATATGCTTCTCCAAGGGGGAA ctGGTATACCCCATCTAAAATGGTTTGGAATTGAGGGTGACTACAATGTCATGGCTATTGACCTCCTTGGGCCTAGTCTTGAAGACTTGTTTAACTATTGTAATAGGAAATTATCTCTGAAAACAGTTCTGATGCTGGCAGATCAGCTA ATAAACAGAGTTGAGTACATGCACTCCCGGGGTTTTCTGCATCGAGATATAAAGCCTGACAACTTTTTAATGGGTTTAGGCCGGAAGGCAAATcag gtatacataattgattatggtCTTGCAAAAAAGTACCGGGACCTTCAAACACATAAGCATATACCGTACAG gGAAAACAAAAACCTCACTGGAACTGCTCGTTATGCAAGTGTTAATACTCATTTGGGAGTTG AACAAAGCAGAAGAGATGATCTAGAATCTCTTGGTTATGTGCTCATGTACTTTTTGAGAGGAAG TCTCCCGTGGCAAGGCTTGAAAGCTGGAACTAAAAAGCAAAAGTATGACAAGATAAGTGAAAAGAAGATGCTTACTCCAATAGAg GTCTTATGCAAGTCCTATCCATCGGAATTCACATCATACTTCCACTATTGCCGATCGTTGCGGTTTGAAGATAAGCCCGATTACTCTTATCTTAAGAGACTCTTTCGAGACCTATTCATCCGAGAAG GGTATCAGTTTGACTATGTATTTGATTGGACGATGTTGAAGTATCCACAAATCGGATCCAGCTCTAGAGCTCGA CCTAGTGGGAAACCAGTCATAAACCCAGGGCAATCAGGAGAACGACCTTCAG TTGTACCAGAGATTCGAGATAGATTCTCAGGTGCAGTGGAGGCATTTGCGAGGAGGAATGGCTCTGGACTTGGTCTACACGGTGATCATTCTAGGCATAAGTCTTCTGATGATGCGCCATCTTCGTCTAAAGATGTG CAAGCTGATTCTGAGAGGCCTCGGAGTTCTTCTCGTAATGGCAGTTCTTCAAAGAAGCTTGTCTTGTCAAGCAGACCAAGCTCTTCTGGTGAGCCCAGTGAAAGCCGTGTTAGCCGACTGGTCTCAAGCAGTGGCAGACTATCAACAACTCAGAGACTTCAACCTGGTTCTGAGTCTAAAACATCTCTAACTCGGACTTCGGGGACAAGACTTGGCCGTGATGATGCTCTCAGGAGCTTTGAACTCCTGTCACTTAGCACAGGGAAAAGGAAATGA
- the LOC106772286 gene encoding serine/threonine protein phosphatase 2A regulatory subunit B''beta — protein sequence MDVEETEEFVSLDTDLLQLQEVSPFALKSSHCVVEELFTQWLSLPDTCRLVKSLLADAKAGAALSALENSTSSNSLSSNSLPSLFPAGSTPPLSPRSSSGSPRTTKQRNSPSLGSPLKLVSEPVREVIPQFYFKNGRPPPNEMKEHFLYQIESRFYGHVNGLQLHEFKSVAKELCKLPSFFSTALFRKIDVNFTGTITRDQFIDYWIRGNMLAMDLTTQIYTILKQPYRTYLAQDDFKPVLRELLSTHPGLEFLQSTPEFQERYAETVIHRIFYYMNRSGNGRLTLRELKRGNLIDAMLHVDEEEDINKVLRYFSYEHFYVIYCKFWELDTDHDFFIDRENLIKYGNHSLTYRIVDRIFSQVPRKFTSKVEGKMNYEDFVYFILAEEDKSSEPSLEYWFKCIDLDGNGVLTPNEMQFFYEEQLHRMECMAQEPVLFEDILCQIVDMIGPENEGYITLRDVKGSKLSGNVYNILFNLNKFIAFETRDPFLIRQEREDPNLTEWDRFAHREYIRLSMEEDGEDMSNASGDVWEESLEAPF from the exons ATGGATGTGGAGGAAACTGAGGAGTTTGTGTCTTTGGACACAGATTTGTTGCAGCTTCAGGAGGTGTCTCCTTTTGCACTGAAATCGAGTCATTGTGTTGTTGAGGAGCTATTCACGCAGTGGCTTTCGCTTCCGGATACTTGTCGCCTG GTTAAGTCATTGCTTGCTGATGCAAAGGCAGGAGCTGCTTTGAGTGCACTGGAGAACTCAACGAGCTCAAATTCTCTGTCAAGCAACTCTCTACCTTCCTTGTTTCCTGCCGGGAGCACACCACCGCTTTCTCCACGTAGTTCATCTGGTTCCCCACGCACCACAAAACAGAGGAACAGTCCTTCATTAGGATCTCCACTAAAACTAGTCAGTGAACCTGTAAGGGAGGTCATTCCGCAG TTCTACTTCAAAAATGGTCGTCCACCACCAAATGAGATGAAAGAGCATTTCCTGTATCAAATTGAAAGTCGGTTTTATGGCCATGTGAATGGTCTGCAATTACATG AATTTAAGTCTGTTGCAAAAGAGCTCTGCAAACTTCCCTCATTTTTCTCCACTGCTCTTTTCAGAAAGATTGATGTCAATTTTACTGGAACCATAACAAG GGATCAATTTATAGACTATTGGATTCGGGGCAATATGTTAGCTATGGATTTAACCACACAAATATATACCATACTGAAGCAACCATATCGAACATACCTTGCACAG GATGATTTCAAACCTGTCCTGAGGGAACTATTGTCCACTCATCCTGGATTGGAGTTTTTGCAAAGCACGCCTGAATTTCAGGAAAGATATG CTGAGACTGTCATACATAGAATATTTTACTACATGAATAGGTCAGGAAATGGCCGACTTACACTGAGAGAATTGAAACGTGGGAACCTAATTGATGCAATGCTTCATGTAGACGAGGAAGAGGACATTAACAAAGTGCTGAG GTACTTCTCATATGAGCACTTTTATGTCATTTACTGCAAGTTTTGGGAGCTCGACACAGATCATGACTTTTTCATTGATAGAGaaaatcttattaaatatgGGAACCATTCTCTTACCTATCGGATTGTTGATAGAATATTTTCCCAG GTTCCAAGGAAATTTACCAGTAAAGTTGAAGGGAAGATGAACTACgaagattttgtttattttatacttGCGGAGGAAGATAAGTCATCCGAACCTAGTCTAGAATACTG GTTCAAATGCATTGATTTGGATGGAAATGGAGTGCTGACACCAAATGAAATGCAGTTCTTCTATGAGGAGCAGTTGCATCGGATGGAGTGCATGGCCCAAGAGCCCGTGCTTTTTGAAGATATATTGTGTCAGATTGTAGATATGATTGGACCAGAG AATGAGGGATATATCACATTACGAGATGTTAAAGGAAGCAAACTTTCTGGAAATGTTTACAACATTCTTTTCAATCTCAACAAATTTATTGCTTTCGAGACTCGTGATCCGTTTCTCATACGGCAG GAACGTGAGGATCCAAATTTGACTGAATGGGATCGTTTTGCACATAGAGAGTATATTAGGCTTTCCATGGAAGAAGATGGCGAAGATATGTCAAATGCCAGTGGAGATGTCTGGGAAGAATCACTTGAAGCCCCTTTCTGA
- the LOC106771873 gene encoding protein TRIGALACTOSYLDIACYLGLYCEROL 1, chloroplastic — protein sequence MQTTSYSHPLICFSCRNISANGKNKYKVKFCAPFTSQWDRKCEFNGRPQIYNSPGPIKPKRLFVLHNTDDSHPSASTVADEMNTNHAPNGASPAFLSNWSPPRYLWRGLSVLILAGQVIVKTLKGKIHWRNTLQQLERVGPRSVGVCLLTSAFVGMAFTIQFVREFTRLGLNRSVGGVLALAFSRELSPVVTAIVVAGRIGSAFAAELGTMQVSEQTDTLRVLGSDPVDYLVTPRVIATCIALPLLTLLCFTLGMASSAILADGVYGVSINIILDSAQRALRSWDIISAMIKSQVFGAIISIVSCAWGVTTLGGAKGVGESTTSAVVISLVGIFIADFALSCCFFQGAGDQLKNCI from the exons ATGCAAACAACATCGTATAGTCATCCTTTAATCTGTTTCTCTTGCAG AAACATCAGTGCAAATGGGAAGAATAAATATAAGGTGAAATTCTGTGCACCATTTACCTCTCAATGGGATCGGAAATGTGAATTCAATGGGAGACCTCAAATTTATAATTCTCCTGGCCCCATAAAACCAAAAAGATTGTTTGTGCTTCACAACACAGATGACAGCCATCCATCTGCTTCTACGGTAGCTGATGAAATGAACACAAACCATGCTCCAAATGGCGCATCACCAGCATTTCTCAGCAACTGGTCACCTCCAAGGTATCTGTGGAGGGGGTTATCAGTTTTAATCCTGGCAGGGCAGGTGATTGTCAAAACTCTAAAGGGAAAGATTCATTGGAGGAATACTCTTCAACAACTGGAGAGAGTTGGTCCAAGATCAGTTGGGGTGTGTCTTTTAACTTCAGCTTTTGTGGGCATGGCCTTCACAATTCAATTTGTaagagagttcacaaggttaggATTGAACAGGTCTGTAGGTGGGGTTTTAGCTCTGGCTTTCTCAAGGGAGTTAAGTCCTGTGGTTACAGCAATTGTGGTTGCAGGGCGTATTGGAAGTGCTTTTGCAGCAGAGTTAGGAACTATGCAGGTTTCTGAGCAAACTGATACATTGAGAGTTCTTGGTTCAGACCCTGTCGATTACCTTGTGACACCAAGAGTGATAGCTACTTGTATTGCCCTTCCTCTTTTGACCCTATTGTGTTTTACGTTAGGGATGGCATCTAGTGCCATTCTTGCTGATGGTGTTTATGGGGTGAGCATCAACATTATCCTGGATTCAGCTCAGCGGGCTCTCAGATCATGGGATATTATTAGTGCAATGATCAAGTCACAGGTTTTTGGTGCTATCATATCTATTGTGAGTTGTGCGTGGGGAGTTACAACTTTGGGAGGGGCTAAAGGTGTTGGGGAATCAACGACGTCAGCTGTGGTTATTTCTCTAGTAGGCATCTTCATCGCCGATTTTGCTCTTTCTTGTTGTTTCTTCCAAGGAGCAGGAGATCAGCTAAAGAATTGCATTTAG